A window of the Vigna angularis cultivar LongXiaoDou No.4 chromosome 3, ASM1680809v1, whole genome shotgun sequence genome harbors these coding sequences:
- the LOC108326683 gene encoding uncharacterized protein LOC108326683 isoform X2, with translation MKFDRTDALSILSQIKRQDKQIKLKSRWLLGIPPTRYERKKLKKYFKNRYLSESLIREDDMFYESVKTHLEDAVGEHCFEQENDIPKGDMDLIQTLNMKRLISPLLDNLTTKGLYLLAMIVTGGSFKSEVTRCKMKRVIKDSLSSVLGSKSRHNHLDTCKQIFSLLNNPQNFRDRCEPLGALRSLSYHAAAEKVLHRLQNLPSQTLIAMRRKLKGVKAPVPQLQPRKHGWARDHLIKLVKKISMEMLSKLDRESELPEPLAKAMAVADLSLKLTTGSHNMFSKEFYQFSPEVKSLQSDIIKAIWSVKKVTTVPELSNLQLLIEPKATISNRCIRTTFVNFLTEFLFECSDMDSVPKSLSQTLDVINRGPNNGGLHNVLFKKKYIEEEVDCILNISALTKQIVLDLLPDDKFDKDFTDAYMEQLEESDDSDSDEDGGSQLQEDIRFGNGSFDSIDTCNEAESIGDFVPFEFLSSTIKIEENVSSSPLTVSDRLNSGSERLQPNKCCSVNLESEFHNTTHNMLTDQCQGESTEHFSKFMAGKNNNSSFVSPDRELDEKVVKRNHLFESVTKIAATDTTNLFSEEKEPVPTKHGACKNQYLAIQDACDKTSMLAYSLVGRMLHEFVKTEGLDLNMSKSLYLNRNNLIEDVEDIEEQSSSGKHARDFVQVIEELIPSFPNSMERLKILMGLQ, from the exons ATGAAGTTTGATAGAACAGATGCTCTGTCAATTTTGTCACAAATTAAGCGTCAGGATAAACAGATTAAACTTAAGAGTAG ATGGTTACTCGGCATTCCTCCCACAAGATATGAGAGGAAGaagttgaaaaaatatttcaaaaatag GTATTTATCTGAGTCCTTGATCAGAGAAGACGAT ATGTTTTATGAGTCAGTAAAAACTCATCTTGAAGATGCCGTTGGAGAACACTGCTTTGAACAAGAGAACGATATTCCTAAGGGGGATATGGATTTGATTCAAACACTGAACATGAAAAGGTTGATATCACCGTTGCTTGATAATTTGACTACCAAGGGTCTCTATCTTCTCGCTATGATAGTTACTGGTGGTTCGTTTAAGTCTGAAGTAACACGTTGCAAAATGAAAAGGGTTATCAAGGATTCTCTTTCGAGTGTTCTGGGCAGCAAAAGCCGCCATAACCATCTGGATACTTGTAAACAAATCTTTTCACTTCTCAACAATCCACAAAATTTTCGAGACAGGTGTGAGCCTTTGGGTGCATTGAGATCCCTCTCTTATCATGCTGCGGCAGAAAAGGTATTGCACAGGCTTCAAAACTTGCCATCTCAGACCTTGATTGCAATGCGTAGAAAACTTAAAGGAGTGAAAGCACCAGTACCGCAGTTACAACCCCGCAAGCATGGATGGGCAAGAGACCATCTAATCAAGCTAGTGAAGAAGATCAGTATGGAAATGCTTTCAAAACTTGATAGAGAAAGTGAGTTGCCAGAGCCATTAGCCAAAGCTATGGCAGTAGCAGACTTATCACTAAAACTCACAACTGGTTCTCATAACATGTTTTCAAAAGAATTTTATCAATTCTCACCTGAGGTGAAGTCCTTGCAAAGTGATATTATTAAGGCTATATGGTCTGTTAAGAAAGTAACGACAGTGCCAGAGCTAAGCAATTTACAGCTTCTCATAGAACCAAAGGCTACAATATCAAACCGGTGCATCCGGACaacttttgtaaattttttaactgAATTTCTTTTTGAGTGCAGTGATATGGATAGTGTTCCGAAGTCTCTATCACAGACCCTAGATGTTATTAACAGAGGTCCTAATAATGGTGGCTTGCACAATGTATTATTCAAAAAgaagtatattgaggaagaagttGACTGCATACTAAACATTAGTGCTTTGACAAAACAAATTGTTTTGGATTTGTTGCCtgatgataaatttgataaagacTTTACTGATGCTTACATGGAGCAATTAGAAGAAAGTGATGACAGTGACAGCGACGAGGATGGTGGTAGTCAACTTCAGGAGGACATACGATTCGGAAATGGATCATTTGATTCAATCGATACATGCAATGAAGCAGAAAGTATTGGAGATTTTGTGCCATTTGAGTTCCTTTCTTCTACCATCAAAATTGAGGAGAATGTTTCATCTTCCCCACTTACAGTTAGTGATAGGTTGAATAGTGGTTCTGAACGACTTCAACCTAATAAATGTTGTAGTGTAAATTTGGAATCTGAATTTCACAATACTACACATAACATGTTAACTGACCAATGCCAAGGAGAAAGCACAGAGCATTTTAGTAAATTTATGGCTGGCAAAAACAATAATTCTTCATTTGTTTCACCTGACAGAGAGTTGGATGAAAAGGTTGTAAAGAGAAATCATTTGTTTGAATCTGTTACTAAAATAGCTGCAACGGACACAACTAATTTGTTTTCTGAAGAGAAAGAACCTGTGCCTACTAAGCACGGTGCATGCAAAAACCAATACCTTGCTATCCAAGATGCTTGTGATAAGACAAGTATGCTTGCATATAGTCTTGTAGGTCGAATGTTGCATGAGTTTGTCAAAACTGAAGGCCTAGATTTAAATATGAGCAAGAGTTTATACCTCAACCGTAATAATCTCATTGAAGATGTTGAAG
- the LOC108326480 gene encoding monodehydroascorbate reductase: MAKTFKYIIVGGGVAAGYAAREFAKQGVKPGELAIISKEAVAPYERPALSKAYLFPESPARLPGFHVCVGSGGERLLPEWYTEKGIELILSTEIVKADLATKSLISASGETFSYQTLIIATGSTVIRLSDFGVEGADAKNIFYLREIDDADKLYEAIKAKKNGKAVVVGGGYIGLELSAVLKLNNIDVTMVYPEPWCMPRLFTADIAEFYEGYYANKGINIIKGTVAVGFTSNSDGEVKEVKLKDGRVLEADIVVVGVGGRPQTALFKGQVEEDKAGIKTDSFFKTNLSDVYAVGDVATFPLKLYGELRRVEHVDHSRKSAEQAVKAIKAAEDGKTVEEYDYLPYFYSRAFDLSWQFYGDNVGDTVLFGDNKPTSAKPKFGSYWIKDGKVVGAFLEGGTPEENSAIAKVARAQPPVADIDQLAKEGLSFASKI, from the exons ATGGCCAAGACCTTCAAATACATCATCGTCGGTGGAGGAGTTGCCGCT GGTTATGCGGCCAGGGAGTTTGCCAAACAGGGAGTTAAGCCAGGGGAGTTGGCTATCATATCCAAGGAAGCG GTAGCACCTTATGAACGTCCTGCTCTGAGCAAGGCTTACCTTTTTCCAGAGT CCCCTGCTAGACTTCCTGGGTTCCATGTTTGTGTTGGAAGTGGAGGAGAAAGGTTGCTTCCTGAGTGGTACACTGAGAAAG GGATAGAGTTAATTCTTAGTACTGAAATAGTTAAGGCAGACCTTGCTACAAAATCACTGATCAGTGCCTCAGGAGAAACATTCAGTTATCAGACTTTGATTATTGCAACTGGCTCAACA GTTATAAGGCTGTCAGATTTTGGTGTGGAAGGAGCTGATGCGAAAAACATCTTTTATTTGAGAGAGATTGACGATGCTGACAAATTGTACGAGGCAATCAAGGCAAAGAAGAATGGGAAAGCTGTGGTTGTTGGGGGAGGATACATTGGTCTGGAGCTTAGTGCAGTGTTGAAACTCAACAATATTGATGTTACCATGGTCTACCCGGAGCCTTGGTGTA TGCCACGACTTTTTACTGCTGATATAGCTGAATTCTATGAGGGGTATTACGCAAATAAGGGCATCAATATTATTAAAGGAACTGTTGCTGTTGGATTCACTTCTAATTCCGATGGAGAG GTAAAAGAAGTCAAACTAAAGGATGGCCGAGTCCTGGAAGctgatattgttgttgttggCGTTGGAGGAAGGCCACAAACAGCCTTATTCAAAGGGCAGGTTGAAGAGGATAAGGCTGGAATTAAG ACCGATTCCTTCTTCAAAACTAATCTTTCCGACGTATACGCTGTTGGTGATGTTGCCACTTTCCCCTTGAAATTATACGGTGAATTGAGGAGAGTTGAACACGTTGATCATTCTCGAAAATCAGCTGAACAGGCTGTGAAG GCCATCAAGGCAGCTGAGGATGGAAAAACAGTTGAGGAGTATGATTACCTTCCATACTTCTATTCCCGTGCATTTGATCTATCATGGCAATTCTATGGCGACAATGTTGGTGACACAGTGCTATTTGGAGACAACAAACCAACGTCAGCAAAGCCTAAGTTTGGGTCATACTGGATTAAAGATGGGAAAGTTGTGGGGGCGTTTCTGGAGGGTGGAACTCCTGAAGAAAACAGTGCTATTGCTAAAGTTGCTAGGGCCCAGCCTCCGGTTGCGGATATAGACCAGCTTGCTAAGGAAGGCCTTTCCTTTGCTAGTAAAATATAA
- the LOC108326683 gene encoding uncharacterized protein LOC108326683 isoform X1 has protein sequence MKFDRTDALSILSQIKRQDKQIKLKSRWLLGIPPTRYERKKLKKYFKNRYLSESLIREDDMFYESVKTHLEDAVGEHCFEQENDIPKGDMDLIQTLNMKRLISPLLDNLTTKGLYLLAMIVTGGSFKSEVTRCKMKRVIKDSLSSVLGSKSRHNHLDTCKQIFSLLNNPQNFRDRCEPLGALRSLSYHAAAEKVLHRLQNLPSQTLIAMRRKLKGVKAPVPQLQPRKHGWARDHLIKLVKKISMEMLSKLDRESELPEPLAKAMAVADLSLKLTTGSHNMFSKEFYQFSPEVKSLQSDIIKAIWSVKKVTTVPELSNLQLLIEPKATISNRCIRTTFVNFLTEFLFECSDMDSVPKSLSQTLDVINRGPNNGGLHNVLFKKKYIEEEVDCILNISALTKQIVLDLLPDDKFDKDFTDAYMEQLEESDDSDSDEDGGSQLQEDIRFGNGSFDSIDTCNEAESIGDFVPFEFLSSTIKIEENVSSSPLTVSDRLNSGSERLQPNKCCSVNLESEFHNTTHNMLTDQCQGESTEHFSKFMAGKNNNSSFVSPDRELDEKVVKRNHLFESVTKIAATDTTNLFSEEKEPVPTKHGACKNQYLAIQDACDKTSMLAYSLVGRMLHEFVKTEGLDLNMSKSLYLNRNNLIEDVEDIEEQSSSGKHARDFVQVIEELIPSFPNSSMERLKILMGLQ, from the exons ATGAAGTTTGATAGAACAGATGCTCTGTCAATTTTGTCACAAATTAAGCGTCAGGATAAACAGATTAAACTTAAGAGTAG ATGGTTACTCGGCATTCCTCCCACAAGATATGAGAGGAAGaagttgaaaaaatatttcaaaaatag GTATTTATCTGAGTCCTTGATCAGAGAAGACGAT ATGTTTTATGAGTCAGTAAAAACTCATCTTGAAGATGCCGTTGGAGAACACTGCTTTGAACAAGAGAACGATATTCCTAAGGGGGATATGGATTTGATTCAAACACTGAACATGAAAAGGTTGATATCACCGTTGCTTGATAATTTGACTACCAAGGGTCTCTATCTTCTCGCTATGATAGTTACTGGTGGTTCGTTTAAGTCTGAAGTAACACGTTGCAAAATGAAAAGGGTTATCAAGGATTCTCTTTCGAGTGTTCTGGGCAGCAAAAGCCGCCATAACCATCTGGATACTTGTAAACAAATCTTTTCACTTCTCAACAATCCACAAAATTTTCGAGACAGGTGTGAGCCTTTGGGTGCATTGAGATCCCTCTCTTATCATGCTGCGGCAGAAAAGGTATTGCACAGGCTTCAAAACTTGCCATCTCAGACCTTGATTGCAATGCGTAGAAAACTTAAAGGAGTGAAAGCACCAGTACCGCAGTTACAACCCCGCAAGCATGGATGGGCAAGAGACCATCTAATCAAGCTAGTGAAGAAGATCAGTATGGAAATGCTTTCAAAACTTGATAGAGAAAGTGAGTTGCCAGAGCCATTAGCCAAAGCTATGGCAGTAGCAGACTTATCACTAAAACTCACAACTGGTTCTCATAACATGTTTTCAAAAGAATTTTATCAATTCTCACCTGAGGTGAAGTCCTTGCAAAGTGATATTATTAAGGCTATATGGTCTGTTAAGAAAGTAACGACAGTGCCAGAGCTAAGCAATTTACAGCTTCTCATAGAACCAAAGGCTACAATATCAAACCGGTGCATCCGGACaacttttgtaaattttttaactgAATTTCTTTTTGAGTGCAGTGATATGGATAGTGTTCCGAAGTCTCTATCACAGACCCTAGATGTTATTAACAGAGGTCCTAATAATGGTGGCTTGCACAATGTATTATTCAAAAAgaagtatattgaggaagaagttGACTGCATACTAAACATTAGTGCTTTGACAAAACAAATTGTTTTGGATTTGTTGCCtgatgataaatttgataaagacTTTACTGATGCTTACATGGAGCAATTAGAAGAAAGTGATGACAGTGACAGCGACGAGGATGGTGGTAGTCAACTTCAGGAGGACATACGATTCGGAAATGGATCATTTGATTCAATCGATACATGCAATGAAGCAGAAAGTATTGGAGATTTTGTGCCATTTGAGTTCCTTTCTTCTACCATCAAAATTGAGGAGAATGTTTCATCTTCCCCACTTACAGTTAGTGATAGGTTGAATAGTGGTTCTGAACGACTTCAACCTAATAAATGTTGTAGTGTAAATTTGGAATCTGAATTTCACAATACTACACATAACATGTTAACTGACCAATGCCAAGGAGAAAGCACAGAGCATTTTAGTAAATTTATGGCTGGCAAAAACAATAATTCTTCATTTGTTTCACCTGACAGAGAGTTGGATGAAAAGGTTGTAAAGAGAAATCATTTGTTTGAATCTGTTACTAAAATAGCTGCAACGGACACAACTAATTTGTTTTCTGAAGAGAAAGAACCTGTGCCTACTAAGCACGGTGCATGCAAAAACCAATACCTTGCTATCCAAGATGCTTGTGATAAGACAAGTATGCTTGCATATAGTCTTGTAGGTCGAATGTTGCATGAGTTTGTCAAAACTGAAGGCCTAGATTTAAATATGAGCAAGAGTTTATACCTCAACCGTAATAATCTCATTGAAGATGTTGAAG